ATGTACCACATATGGTGTTCAACAATTCCAGTAACACACCAAATCAACTACTACATGTACAACCAAATTCTATGGTAAGTGGAAACATGAAACCGTCTGGCATACCTCAAGGAATGCAACTGTCTGAGGTGCCTGAAGAACTACAACGACAAGGTACATCATCATCTTATGTACCACATGTGGTGTTCAACAATTATAGTAACGCTCCAAATGAACCACTGTGTGTACAAGCAATTTCTATGGTACGTGAAAACATGGAACCGTCTGGCATACCTCAAGGAATGCAACTGTCTGAGGTGCCTGAAGAACTACAACGACAAGGTACATCATCATCTTATGTACCACATGTGGTGTTCAACAATTATAGTAACGCTCCAAATGAACCACTGTGTGTGGTACGTGAAAACATGGAACCGTCTGGCATACCTCAAGAAATGCAACTGTCTGAGGTACCTGAGGAACTACAACTACCTGAAGCAGATTTGTAAGTTGTaacatttcaatatttttatgattgttgCCTTCTTGCATTAGAGTCACTCTCCTTCATCTCAAAATAACAAGTTTTAATAACTGATAAATGCAGTGATGCGTTACTCGGAGATTTCGCGTATGATGACTATGCATGTTTAGATGGCCTTTCTTCGACATCAGAGTTGCCTCCATTGCCATCATGTCATGACTTAACATTTGAAGAGCCAATGATAGTGAGAGGGAATTCTCAGGCTGAGACTAACCAGTATTATGTGCCACGCTCTCCACGTAGCAATGGGTATTTGGAGTCTATCTTTTATCCACCAAAGGTTTCGCAAGAACAAGATGATTTTTCCATGCAAGGGGAGTTGAATATGAGAAATGCCACGGAAATTTCCTACCAGAGAAAACCTGAAAATGAACATGTTTTGGGTGACTTGATTTGGCCAGAGAATCAACATGATGATGCTTTATATGGCTATCGTTCTTTTTTGAAACCTTAAAAATTAgtctttttttctaattttattttattttttataattatatacttcttttacatattttatacaACCATGTAActtttatagattttattttattcaatatataagtacatattattttctttctacatCATGTTTGTTGTTGCCAAATAAAGGAAATTTACATTATTGATTTGATCTTAATGctaattgagaatgaaagactCGTCTCTTATGTTACCATTTGTAATTGTAAGACATGCTCCCTTTATCCCAACAAAGCTTTGTCACTAGACGAGTactttaaagaaaacaaatatgaaaaaaatgattttttataaactaaaatccATGTATATACAAGCTAATTTGTATATACAAGTTAATTTGTAGGAGTTGTTAATTCATCTATACGAAAGTTTTTTGGTTtccttttttcaaaaaagaaaagaaaaaagagaatacATTTAATGATAGTGGAAAAATTCATGTCAGTAAAGTATTGAAGAAgaatatcaataaaaaagaaaggatcgtaatattttaacaacaaattttaacaactttttgaaaGCATAAGAGGATGTGTTtagtttaaaaaagttaattaaataacCATATAAAATTAAGTGAATCTGATTactgataaataattttatgatttttttaactaaactttcttttttaatttcttatggACTAACATCCATCTGAAAGGATAaaactgttttttttctttttaacttggTGAGTtgagtttataaaatttatcacaTAAGTCTTTAGGttagataaattatataataaacatttgtatgtatgtatgttgtaaataaaatattgtgttGTATAaggtaaaattttattaattaatatttgattcaGTAAGTTATGAggtttttttatgaatgatatTTGCGATTATTAAAAATGTTGTTGTTACCTCAGCCGGTTTATTCGCTACAAAATTGCAGATTCAACTCTCATAAACTTCCCTTCAAATTGTGACTCTGCAAAACACGCATGTCTCAGAATGAAGAAAAAACACAGATTTCTTTTTATGGTTGTTTGAGTTTATTCACCTTTTTAACACAAATTATAGAACAAACACATTACTTATAAATCACTGAAATTGCCACTATGCgtgtcttttttttattatcaatgggTTCAAACCcaatttggaatttttttaagaGCATCAACCATTGTATTAAAGAAAATGTAAcaaaacctttttaaaaaagtactaaattatattttatatttttcttttacgaGACTATTGAAGGGAAAATACATCTGATTTTATATTCATCTTATTGTTACTATGGAAAACAAAAATTGGTAggatttacaaaataaaatcaaaacgCACACCCATGATGCAAATCATTCTGCAAGGAGGGAAGTGAGTTTGTTCCAAAGATATGCTCTCTCAAAAACATGAAGAACAAGCATGTGAAACGATGAGAAGCTTGATATGAATCTGATTAAGaaagaacaaaatcataacAGATAAAACACTTGTTGAAATTTTAAGCCGCACTTCACCCAAAATCTTCATGTAAAATTTCTCAAATTACAATATCTTGACTATTTCTAATTTCAACACTGTATGTATCCACTTTTGGCCTAAAACAAAAGATTCTTAGGAGATTAATCAATCAATGAATAATGGCCTATCATCCCTCCTAATCTTGCTAACTACTAAGGATCTGTCTAACACTGCTCCTAAAAAGTCTACTCTAGTTATCCATTAGAAGTTTCTAGTCACTGGCCTAAATGAGAAGTCATCATTAAACCAACACAGGTGTATTTACATTTCTTCATCATAatcctcttcatcttcatcaatccTTCCATTTATGTTAGCTAGTTGAATGGGATCAATGGTCATTTTTTCCATATCAGACAAGGACCATCCAGGATATTCCTCATGATGTTTCTCTTCTGATATTGATTTTGCTGATGAACTAGTTGGAACAGCAGTTGGTGATGTTAACGATTCCATATTCTCATCTGGGTCCATGTTTAAGTCAAAATTTCGAATGGACACCTGAGCCGGCTTGCTAACTGGAAAAGTCTGCTTAACTTCTTCAGGTGATGACGCGTTTTCCATGCTTTCATTGCTTTGAGTCTGCTTTTCATTTTGCTTCAATGCATCAGAATCTTCTGCACACTTGGCTTGTGAATTCATCTCTTGATCTACATTTCTATTTCCACGGCCACGACCCCTTCCTCTGCCCCTACCCCTTCCTCTGCCACTGGTTTGTCCCGGCTCCGCCTAttcaaatcatgaaaaaaaaaatcattattcagATAACATTTAGCTATAATTTCCAGATTAGGTGCTATTCTATTGTTTGCTCAATTACAACAACACTTTTCACCAAAAACTTTCATAAAGTTTTAAAGACTATATGTAGTTGAATTCATTAGCCAGCCACTTAGTGAAGTTTCCTAATGACTACAGTAAATTCTTTTGTAACCAGAAAAAAAGTTCAGTGTGGATGATAATTAGTCGGCAAAAGGTGTaatcacacaagaaaaattATGCTAACTTCTGAAGTTAATAGAATACAGTTGAAAAACCTTGTTATTTCTCTTGGGCTCCTGGTGGCTATCATTATCATCTTCAGCAACTTTCCTAATATAAAATAGACATAACTCAGCATACTGAAACTAGTTCCCGCTAACAATAGTATTAACCAAAGCACAAACCTCCTCTTGACAGTATGGTCATCGCAATTTGCTACAGAACCGCCTAAATCAGGAACCTTGCTGACAATATCTTTCAGAAAGTCAAAGACGTTAAAAGTCTGCACACACTGTTTTCTGCAAATGCAAAGGATGGAAGTAAACCTTTTAGAAACCAGAAAGAGAAGGTAAAAAGCATGTGTTCCAAAAGCAAGACCACCTTAACATTTTCTTCCATGGATGTCATTAATATGTTTAATCATGTTAGGCAGAACAGGGAATTTAATGTCACTCACAATGAAATATTAAATCTGTAGAAGAATCCTAAGACATTAAAATGAGACTGAGCATATTATCATTAGAAATTTAGACCTGATGTGATGTTCTCATAACCATATTTCCAAAACCAAAGAAACGTGCAGGATTTGTAAAAGTTGTAACCACTTTGTACAGACTTGAAAAAGACGAATttgaaactataaaaaataGGAATTTCACTTACAAATGAAAAGCATTCATAGTCTTAGCTCCCCTCCTCAGAGTTATCTCATATGTTCGATCACACAAATCTTGTAGAAATAGCTCAAGTGCTTTAGCTGCAACGCATAAACATGAATCATCACAAATCAGAGATTATTCATATCACAAACTCCCAAAAGCCCAAAAGTAAATCATGTTTGAGGAAgacaaaaggaaaaatagaatATGCATGAAAAATTACTTACAAACTAAAAGAGGCACAGCCATTGCAATCTTCCCTACATCCTCATCAGCTTGCATAATTTTCTTAATCCTGGCCTGTCAAATACCAATTCTATAAGATAACACAATTATTACTGAAATGACTAAAACCAAATCCTGGAAGATAGAAGAGCATTCAGTTAATTCAAATAAGGAAATTCCACCTCAACGAATGAAGAGCAAAATTTTCAACTAAaagaaactaaataaataagttGCCTAATGGGGAAAAAACTGTGGTTGTCCTACCCCACCAACAGTAACCAATGCTCAAATTCCACCACTACCCTTCTAAAAGAAGTAAAGAGTAAGAGTTCAAAAGTTAAGCAAGTATTGTACATAATTGATCAATCAAAAATACGTACAAGGGGGTCAACAGTAGTGTAAGAAAACATGGTGGGCCACAGAAGACCAACGAGTCTATCTCCCACATGAAGAAGGTTTAGGCGTGTGGGAGAAAAGCTATAGAATCCAGATAAAAAAAGTACATAAGATGGAGGGTAGTCCCATAGTGAGAAAAAGGGAGTGATCAAGAAAATctatgtttatatttaaatgattttattagcATATGGACATGACTTATAATAGGAGATTGAAGCTTCGTTTGATTCATATTCCACCACAACTAGCAGGAAAAGACTTCTGTTGTAACTGATGGCAATGTTGGACTCTGTTTAAGAATGTATGATATTGATATGTGATATGCAATCCTCAAAAATTATAGTATAGAAAATACTTGGAAAGCCGTGGCTTTTACAAAGGAATAAACAATCCCTTCAAAAAAATACCATTGCTTGAGGGGTACCAAATTCAGGGAATTCTTTTAAATAGACATGTAATACCAAATTTGGAAAAAGGTTAGAAGGGGAATAAATACTACAAATAACATTCTGTCCTAGTTTCCAATACACAAAATATGACATAAAGCAGTGCCAAAATAAAGACAAAGGTTTACATCCTAAAATCGATAAATGATATTCCACAACCAAATCAAAGCACGTGGGCAACACCCATGTCCAAAGTAGGTAGACAATAAAACGAAAAAGAAATTACACCAAGAAATCTCAGTTAAGACAGCCATAATAAAGAAGAATTAAGATGTGCACCAATCACTccttcaaaacaattttttctaCCTCATTGAATACATTGCACTACATAAAAAACAGCAAATAATTTGTTCCAACAGAACTACAACTATGTTTGTATTCCTTAAGATTTCCCGGAATCAAGACtttcagatagaaaaaaaaatggtagaaAGAACAAATGTGCAAGATGGGTGGTTGTGTTTCTTTGTCTTTCCGAAAGAA
This window of the Vigna angularis cultivar LongXiaoDou No.4 chromosome 7, ASM1680809v1, whole genome shotgun sequence genome carries:
- the LOC108336536 gene encoding transcription factor MYB53, yielding MSSFSNEDQSNDNQSQENNLRKGPWTAAEDAILAEYVRKHGPGNWNIVQQNTGLLRCGKSCRLRWTNHLRPDLRRGVFSKEEQKKVIQLHAMMGNKWAKMAQELPGRTDNEIKNFWNTRLKKRKRVSLELYPDGIKPVPDAHNPNTTLATYSHPDEVVGTSSQHAMLNNFRNTQNQPFPVQPVSMVRENMKPPQEMQPSEIPRQLQLPEAGRSSYVPHMVFNNSSNTPNQLLHVQPNSMVSGNMKPSGIPQGMQLSEVPEELQRQGTSSSYVPHVVFNNYSNAPNEPLCVQAISMVRENMEPSGIPQGMQLSEVPEELQRQGTSSSYVPHVVFNNYSNAPNEPLCVVRENMEPSGIPQEMQLSEVPEELQLPEADFDALLGDFAYDDYACLDGLSSTSELPPLPSCHDLTFEEPMIVRGNSQAETNQYYVPRSPRSNGYLESIFYPPKVSQEQDDFSMQGELNMRNATEISYQRKPENEHVLGDLIWPENQHDDALYGYRSFLKP
- the LOC108337584 gene encoding uncharacterized protein LOC108337584 isoform X1, translated to MRKKLDTRFPAARIKKIMQADEDVGKIAMAVPLLVSKALELFLQDLCDRTYEITLRRGAKTMNAFHLKQCVQTFNVFDFLKDIVSKVPDLGGSVANCDDHTVKRRKVAEDDNDSHQEPKRNNKAEPGQTSGRGRGRGRGRGRGRGNRNVDQEMNSQAKCAEDSDALKQNEKQTQSNESMENASSPEEVKQTFPVSKPAQVSIRNFDLNMDPDENMESLTSPTAVPTSSSAKSISEEKHHEEYPGWSLSDMEKMTIDPIQLANINGRIDEDEEDYDEEM
- the LOC108337584 gene encoding uncharacterized protein LOC108337584 isoform X2, which produces MQADEDVGKIAMAVPLLVSKALELFLQDLCDRTYEITLRRGAKTMNAFHLKQCVQTFNVFDFLKDIVSKVPDLGGSVANCDDHTVKRRKVAEDDNDSHQEPKRNNKAEPGQTSGRGRGRGRGRGRGRGNRNVDQEMNSQAKCAEDSDALKQNEKQTQSNESMENASSPEEVKQTFPVSKPAQVSIRNFDLNMDPDENMESLTSPTAVPTSSSAKSISEEKHHEEYPGWSLSDMEKMTIDPIQLANINGRIDEDEEDYDEEM